The following are encoded in a window of Panthera leo isolate Ple1 chromosome B2, P.leo_Ple1_pat1.1, whole genome shotgun sequence genomic DNA:
- the LOC122219859 gene encoding LOW QUALITY PROTEIN: alpha-endosulfine-like (The sequence of the model RefSeq protein was modified relative to this genomic sequence to represent the inferred CDS: substituted 2 bases at 2 genomic stop codons) produces MSXKXEEENPAQETGDKKQDTQEKGGILPERGKEAKLKSKYPIRQKPDGSNFMERLQKGRKYFDSRDHNMAKDKRKNKQLPSAGQENLATGNHIPTPQDLPQRKSSLITSKLVG; encoded by the coding sequence ATGTCCTAGAAATAAGAAGAGGAGAACCCTGCACAAGAGACTGGTGACAAGAAGCAGGACACACAGGAGAAAGGAGGTATTCTCcctgagagaggaaaggaggcaaagCTAAAGTCCAAATATCCCATAAGACAAAAGCCAGATGGCTCCAACTTCATGGAGAGACTCCAGAAAGGGCGAAAGTACTTTGACTCAAGAGACCACAACATGGCCAAAGACAAGAGGAAGAATAAGCAGTTGCCAAGTGCAGGACAAGAGAACCTGGCAACTGGTAATCACATTCCCACCCCACAGGATTTGCCCCAGAGAAAGTCCTCACTCATCACCAGCAAGCTTGTAGGGTAA